The genomic segment GATAAAGTACTACCGAAAAACGAATAGCCCCACGAGCACCAATCACAGTGGCAATCGAACTCAGCTCAGCTTCCCGATCAGCATTAACATCTTGCACCGCTCCAAGTATCTGGCTGGCCATACCCCACAAGAAAAAAGATCCCAGTGCTATCCACATAGCTGTTGAAAGGTTTGCGCCAGTAATCGTTGCACCAACTAATGCTGGTGAAGTGAAGTGGGTCGAGGATGTCAGAGCATCTAGAAAAGGACGTTCCTTAAAACGTAACTTTGGCGCTGAATAAGCAATTACCGCTAGTGCTGAGATTGTCAGCCATGTAGCCGACATCCATGTGCCAAATATGAAAAGAATAACTAGGAAAGGAACTGTTGAGATAGCAGAAGCCCATAACAGTGTGCTGTGGGAACTTTTCGGTAGTACAGCTCCCTCGACCCCTCCTTTACGAGGATTACGTATATCAGATTCGTAATCAAAAACATCGTTGATGCCATACATAGCAATGTTGTAAGGAATGAGAAAAAATATAATGCCTAACCAAAATAGCCAATCGATATCTCCTCCATTGAGTAGGTACGCAAGACCAAAAGGGTAGGCAGTATTAACCCAGCTAATGGGACGAGAGGATAATAAAATTAATCTTATTTTTTCAATCATGACTACGGTTTTTCCTGCTCGGAGTGTGCTGTGGTCGCATTAGTTGTGCTTTGAGCAGTCATGTTTGGGGATGAACGGCTCGTACCGCTTTTAAAGCTGCTGAATATATTTCCGGGCAACCATATAGAGGGAATCAGGAGTACGGCAAAGAGCGGATAGAAAAGATCTTCAAGGGGGATCAAACCGAGCCAGATACCAAGATGCTGGGTATCGCCATAGCCGAAGAAATCGGCCCAGACCATGAGGTTATCAAATATGATAGTTAAGGTGCATAGTATCAGAGCACTCATAACGGTGATTAGTAAAAGTTTAGGTGTCCCAGACCGAAGCTTTAACAAAAATAGGATCATTGCGACTGCTAAAAAAGGGATACTCATAAAAACATAAGTCATGGCTCAACCTCCGGAGTGATAGTTGATTGGGGAGTAGCGCTCTGTGAGGAACGAGGAGACTTTTTTTCTGGCTTTTTGGGCAAGGGTACTTTAAGCAATAACGCCACTGCGGAGGTCAGGTTTAGCGTGATATAGCAGAGGAAGAACAGGAAAAATAGTTCTTCAATTGGCATATGGGGCGCAAGATTAATACCGGACATGAATGCAGAATCTCCGCGGTAGAAAGTGCCAGTAATAATGCCAAAAATATCCCACAACAGAAATCCACAATATGCAGCGCCTAGCGAGACGATGGCTCGCACTGGATGACGGAAAAATGCAAGTTTCCAGCGGTGATCGCAAATTGCCATACAGCCGATGAGAACGAGTACCGAACCTAGATAAATAAAGGACATGAAAATATCGCTATCCTGCTTACTCTTTTGAAATATCAATGATTGGGATCAGAATTAATGATCGTATGAGGTTCTTTGAGAGGGCTTGGTCTTGTATGGCAAGGGCTCAGGCAGCGGTCCTGCAGTGGTATCTGCATGTAAACGTTTAATAATATTCTCGGCAGAAATTAAACACATGGGTATTCCTACGCCTGGGACGGTGGTAGCGCCAGCGTAAAAAAGGTTGTTTACCTTGCGTGAGCTATTACGTCCTCTTAAGAAGGCAGACTGCATGAGAGTGTGTGCTGGACCAAGCGCGCTTCCTACCCATGAATGGTAGCGGCGTTCAAAATCAGCAGGGCCAATTGTGCGTTTAACTACGATTCGGTCAGCCAGGTCAGCAATGCCAGCTTGCTTAGCGATTTGGTTGATAGCATATGACGCGATTGTTTCCACTGGCGATGAAGCCGCCTGCAGATAAGCATCACCGTGGCCTATGCTGCTGGAAGCCTTGGTTGGAATCAAAATGAAAAGATTCTCAAATCCAGCAGGTGCAACACCATCTTCCGAAGTGGAAGGCTTAGAGACATAAATGGAATTTGACGCATTGTTGGGACGGGTAGATTGAGGACCATCGAAGACAACAGCAAAATCATCTGTCCAGTCCTCGCTGAAGAAAAGATTATGGTGATCGAGCTGGGGTAAGTCACCTCTCACACCCAGCAGGATTAATACAGCTCCGATTCCAGGATTACGATTAGACCAGTATCGTTCGGGATAGGTCCGAAGTTTCCGGGGCAGTAGATTATTTTCTGTATGGTGTAAATCGCCTGCTGAAACCACAAGATCTGCATCTAGATTGTCTACTTGGCCATTGTGCAGCATGCTGACACCGGTGGCGGTAGTGCTGCCATGGACCGCGGCAGTGTTGATGGAAGTGACCTCAGTATCAAACTGAAACTTGACCCCGTTTTCCAGCGCCAGCCGATGCAATGCATTGACCACTGCGGTGAACCCACCTACAGGGTATTTAACTCCCTGCACCAAATCGGTATGGCTCATTAAGTGATACATCGATGGGGTAGTAGTAGGACGCGAAGAAAGAAATACTGCCGGATAGGTAAGGATTTGACGCAATACCAGACTGGTGAACTGACTATTGACGTAAGTTTCTAAAGAACGGGTCAGTAAGGAAACTAGCCGGCCAGCACGGGTGAGCACGTCATAATGCAGAAAAGGGCCTAGACTGGAGAAATTATTATAGAGAAATCTATCAATTGCGATGTTATAAGCATCGGCAGCACCGTCAAGATAATCTGATAGTTTTGCGCCCGCACCGGATTCGATGGATTCGAATAAAGCGATTGCTTTGTCACGTCCGGTGGATACATCCACAGGGTTTAGATCACCGGAAAAAACTCGGTAGCCAGGGGTTAAATCTACCAAATCGAAATAATCGGAGGTGCGGGCATCAAAGAGAGCAAAGAAGTGGTCAAAGGCCTCAGGCATGAGATACCAGGATGGGCCGGTATCCCACCGGAAACCGGCAAAACCTGCTATTTCGAGTGACCCGGCCCGACCACCGACATCACTGTTTTTTTCCAGCACAGTTACTTGCCAACCATCGCGAGCTAATAGCGCAGAGGTGGCTAGACCGGCAACACCTGCGCCGATGACTACTGCTGTACCTGGGGAATGTTGAGTTTTACTTTGCGCTGTCATCGAGATTTCTTTCTGTAGATACTCAAAGATAAGCCCTTCATTGTGGCGCTGGTGAGTATGCAGAGTTTGGTCTGCAGTGGAACTCTGATTCGTTTGTGCAACAGATCGGAGGCTGGTGTGACCTGAATGCGGTCGGTGAGTTTTTGAAAGAGCAAAGAAGCAGAGATTACTCCGATTCGAGCCTGTAGTGGTATCTCGGGAAATGCAGCATGTGCAGTTCCTAGATCTTGACGAATATCAGCGATGAGATAGTTTTTTTGTTCTTCGGTGAAAGTTCCCGGGGTGGTGTCAGGGAAATAAAAACGGCCCAAATTTTGCTGATCTTCTGCTAGATCACGGAGGAAGTTGATTTTCTGGAATGCTGCTCCCAATGCGCGTGCTCCGTTTTGCATAAGCTCTAGCCGTTCGGCGCTAATCGCCCTACCTTGATTGAAAACGCTTAGGCATAGCAGACCTATGACCTCGGAGGATCCGTAGACATACGTTGCGAAGCTATCTGAATCGTGCGTGTCAGCTATGAGGTCCTTGCGCATTGATGCAAAGAAGGCCACTATATGTTCCTGATCGAAGTCACAGCGCCGGGCGGTCTCACCATAGGCTTGCAAAATGAGATCTGTGTTGAAGCGTTGTTGTGGTGCTGTGAGAACGGCAACTTCATAAGTATCAAGGATTTCTTCAATTTTGGCAGTGGAATAACCAGCGGCATATGCAGTTCCATCGACAATCTCATCGGCGATACGAACCACCGCATAGAGATTGCGTATGTCTTTTCGTATGTGCGGTGATAGTAACCACGTAGACATACTGAAGCTTGTGGAGTATTTTTCAATCACTTTGTGTGAAGCCTTGAACGCTACCCGGTTGTAAAGTTGCAATGCGCGACTAAGAAAAATAGGTGAACGTTGGTGTGTCATAGCTCTAGCTGCTTCTGGTCTTTCTGCGTGGTCAGCTTCGAAGGCCACCAGATTTTTGGTCCGATGTCATAAAACAGCGCAGGTACTAAGAAGGCACGCACGAGCAAGGTATCAATAAGCACCCCGAAGGCGACGATAAAGGCAATTTGCGCTAGGAATAGAATTGGGATCACATAGAGTGCTGCGAAAGTTGCAGCGAGAACTACCCCAGCTGAGGTGATTACTCCACCTGTGACTGTCAAACCTCGAAGGATTCCCTGTCTTGTGCCGTGTGCTTTTGTTTCTTCACGGATTCGCGTGACTAAGAAAATGTTGTAGTCGATGCCCAAGGCCACCAAGAATACAAATCCATATAGAGGAACGGCGGGGTCTGCTCCGGGGAAGTTGAATACATGATTGAATAGCAAAGCAGCCACACCCAAAGCTGTAGCAAAAGACACCACAGTGGTGATGATCAGCAAAATTGGGGCGACAATGGAACGTAACAACAGTATGAGAATAACCAAAATCACCAGCAATACGATTGGGATGATCAGGTTACGGTCATGAAGAGAAGCATCGTTAGTATCTACGGAAGTGGCAGTGACACCGCCTACTAGTGCTGTTATATTTTCATCTGCTAATGCTTGACGGACTCTACGAATAGCATTTTGAGCTTCTTCGGAATCTGGTGCTTCAATTAGCGTTGCTTGTAATAGGACTTGTCCATCTACAACTATGGGGTTTGGTGCAGTGCCAGAACTCAATGGCATGATGCCATCAGCAGTAATTGGAGCTGAGCCAGACGGAGAGTCAGCACTGGATACAGTAACACCATCAAAATCGTCATTGTTGAGCACTACATCAGCAACCCGTGGTGCCTCTGTTTCATCAACGATGATATAAGCAGGGCTTCCGGAGCCGCCGGGGAAGTGTTCGCCTAAAGCTTGTTGGCCATCACGTGCTTCGGAGGCGCCTAGAATTAGGTCGGATTGGGAGACACCATCAGCATTCATCGTGGGGACAAAAGCCACACCCATTAGCAGCACGATAAGTGTGGATATCCAAATGGCACGAGGATGGTGCTTAACAAGGCGAGCTACTTTTGACCAGATTCCAGTGGCAGGGATGCCATTTTCAGCACGGACTACTTCAGGTTCATATTTTGGTCGCTTGGGCCAAAAGGCTACCCGACCGAATACAAACAACAGTGCTGGTAGGAGGGTAAGAGCAGAAAGCATAGCAAAGATGATGCCCACTGAAGCTACCGGGCCCAGGGTGGAGTTAGATTTCAAATCACTAAACAGTAGGCAGAGGAGACCGGCAATAACAGTGCTGCCCGAGGCAAGGATTGGTTCCACAGATGCCCGGATGGCTTTACCTGTGGCTAGTGCTTTGTCTTGGTGTACGCGAAGCTCTTCGCGGAAACGTGCAACGTATAGCAGTGAATAGTCGGTGGCAGCACCAATAACTAGGATGAACAAAATGCCTTGAGTCTGACCCGAAAGCAGCAGGATGTCCCACTTAGCTAGCCACCACACCACCAATAGAGCTACAGTCAGCGCAAACAAACTGGTGGCAAGCACGGCGATGGGCAGAATGAAGGAGCGATAGACGATGACAAGAATGACAAGGACGGCAGCCAAGGCGACTGCTAGGAGTAGCCCATCAATACCCGCGAAAGCTGCGCTGAGATCAGCGGTAAACCCAGCCGGTCCGGTCACATAGGTGCTCACATAGTCCGGCGTTTGCTGGGTCAAGGTCTCAGAGAGCTTCTCGACGCTTTCCGTCAGCTCCGCTGATGGATTGAGGGGGACAAACACTTGGACAGCTCTGCCGTCCTCGGATGGAATAGCAGGGGAGACTTCATCGGAAACTATGTCTAATTCTGAAAGCCCAGCAACAACTTCATTGAGTTGTGTGATGTCTTGCTGTGTTAAGGGTTCATCGCTGACCATTACGACAATGGCTGGGATGGATTCAGAATCAGTAAAATCTCCCAACTGTTCCTGTACTTGAGTGGCATCGGCAGATTCTGGCAGATATGTGGTCTGGCTGTTGGAGGAGACCTCACTAACCTTGCCAAAATAAGGACCGCCGACTCCAGCTCCTACAAGCCAAACTAAAATTAGCAAGGCGGGCAGAAAGATTCTCATCAAGCGAGGAGGACCAGATTTCTTCTTGTTCTCTGTTGTGATGCTAGTAGACATCAAATTCACTTCCGTTAAAGGCGTAAAGGTTAGTTCTAAGATTTGCGGCTGGCTAGTTGCTCAACTTGTTTAAGTAATAAATTTTGAGCCTTGGGATCTACCTGGCTGCTTAGTGTTTTGATCATCGAACGGCAGATATTTAAGTGGTTGGAGATGGCATTCAAGGAGTGATTCTTTGCTCCACACTGTATGAGAAGATGTTGAATTCGCTCTGCCTGAGAGGTGCTCAGATCTGCGGAGCCGAAGTTGTCTTGAATATCAGTCCATTTAGCAGTATCTCGAGCGAAGGCGATAATTGTAGTTTCTTTTCCTTCTCGAAGGTCAGAAAAGGCATCTTTGCCGTGTTCGGCTGCGTCACCAAAAGTAGATAAGTAATCGTCCTGCAATTGATAAGCGATGCCCAAGTTTGTGCCTATCTCACCTATCTTTGTTTCAATCTCCTGAGGTAGTTCCGCGAGAATTGCCGCTGCTCTCATTGGAAGTTCAAAAGTGTATGTGGCTGTTTTTAGCCGACTCATTTCTAGAGCAATGTCCATATTGGGGCTGATGGCTTTGCTGCTTAATCCCACATCAAGAAACTCACCCACAATAGTGTCATTTATCGTGTGGTTGAGTAAATCTAAAAGTCGAACCCGTTGGTGATGTGGAAGGTCAAGGCGCGCGAAGATTTGATGGGTGGCAGCAAGAAAAAGATTTCCCATAAGCAGTCCATTAGATTGTGCCCAATCTAGATGCTCTGGATCGCGCTGGATTTGTGCAAAACTTTCAGGTGTGCGATGCATGAGAATCTGCCCAATAAAATTAAGTTTGCCTCGGCGATAGAGGTCTCCGTCAATAACATCGTCATGAACCAAAAGGGAAAAATGCAGTAGTTCTAGAGCTACTGCTACCTGTAAAACGGTGTTGAGAT from the Corynebacterium crudilactis genome contains:
- a CDS encoding prenyltransferase gives rise to the protein MIEKIRLILLSSRPISWVNTAYPFGLAYLLNGGDIDWLFWLGIIFFLIPYNIAMYGINDVFDYESDIRNPRKGGVEGAVLPKSSHSTLLWASAISTVPFLVILFIFGTWMSATWLTISALAVIAYSAPKLRFKERPFLDALTSSTHFTSPALVGATITGANLSTAMWIALGSFFLWGMASQILGAVQDVNADREAELSSIATVIGARGAIRFSVVLYLLAAVLATTLPNPAWIVGLAILTYVFNAARFWNITNETCEQANRSWKVFLWLNYFVGAVITILLMAIHQI
- a CDS encoding lycopene cyclase domain-containing protein, with product MTYVFMSIPFLAVAMILFLLKLRSGTPKLLLITVMSALILCTLTIIFDNLMVWADFFGYGDTQHLGIWLGLIPLEDLFYPLFAVLLIPSIWLPGNIFSSFKSGTSRSSPNMTAQSTTNATTAHSEQEKP
- a CDS encoding lycopene cyclase domain-containing protein gives rise to the protein MSFIYLGSVLVLIGCMAICDHRWKLAFFRHPVRAIVSLGAAYCGFLLWDIFGIITGTFYRGDSAFMSGINLAPHMPIEELFFLFFLCYITLNLTSAVALLLKVPLPKKPEKKSPRSSQSATPQSTITPEVEP
- a CDS encoding phytoene desaturase; amino-acid sequence: MTAQSKTQHSPGTAVVIGAGVAGLATSALLARDGWQVTVLEKNSDVGGRAGSLEIAGFAGFRWDTGPSWYLMPEAFDHFFALFDARTSDYFDLVDLTPGYRVFSGDLNPVDVSTGRDKAIALFESIESGAGAKLSDYLDGAADAYNIAIDRFLYNNFSSLGPFLHYDVLTRAGRLVSLLTRSLETYVNSQFTSLVLRQILTYPAVFLSSRPTTTPSMYHLMSHTDLVQGVKYPVGGFTAVVNALHRLALENGVKFQFDTEVTSINTAAVHGSTTATGVSMLHNGQVDNLDADLVVSAGDLHHTENNLLPRKLRTYPERYWSNRNPGIGAVLILLGVRGDLPQLDHHNLFFSEDWTDDFAVVFDGPQSTRPNNASNSIYVSKPSTSEDGVAPAGFENLFILIPTKASSSIGHGDAYLQAASSPVETIASYAINQIAKQAGIADLADRIVVKRTIGPADFERRYHSWVGSALGPAHTLMQSAFLRGRNSSRKVNNLFYAGATTVPGVGIPMCLISAENIIKRLHADTTAGPLPEPLPYKTKPSQRTSYDH
- a CDS encoding phytoene/squalene synthase family protein, with amino-acid sequence MTHQRSPIFLSRALQLYNRVAFKASHKVIEKYSTSFSMSTWLLSPHIRKDIRNLYAVVRIADEIVDGTAYAAGYSTAKIEEILDTYEVAVLTAPQQRFNTDLILQAYGETARRCDFDQEHIVAFFASMRKDLIADTHDSDSFATYVYGSSEVIGLLCLSVFNQGRAISAERLELMQNGARALGAAFQKINFLRDLAEDQQNLGRFYFPDTTPGTFTEEQKNYLIADIRQDLGTAHAAFPEIPLQARIGVISASLLFQKLTDRIQVTPASDLLHKRIRVPLQTKLCILTSATMKGLSLSIYRKKSR
- a CDS encoding MMPL family transporter, translating into MRIFLPALLILVWLVGAGVGGPYFGKVSEVSSNSQTTYLPESADATQVQEQLGDFTDSESIPAIVVMVSDEPLTQQDITQLNEVVAGLSELDIVSDEVSPAIPSEDGRAVQVFVPLNPSAELTESVEKLSETLTQQTPDYVSTYVTGPAGFTADLSAAFAGIDGLLLAVALAAVLVILVIVYRSFILPIAVLATSLFALTVALLVVWWLAKWDILLLSGQTQGILFILVIGAATDYSLLYVARFREELRVHQDKALATGKAIRASVEPILASGSTVIAGLLCLLFSDLKSNSTLGPVASVGIIFAMLSALTLLPALLFVFGRVAFWPKRPKYEPEVVRAENGIPATGIWSKVARLVKHHPRAIWISTLIVLLMGVAFVPTMNADGVSQSDLILGASEARDGQQALGEHFPGGSGSPAYIIVDETEAPRVADVVLNNDDFDGVTVSSADSPSGSAPITADGIMPLSSGTAPNPIVVDGQVLLQATLIEAPDSEEAQNAIRRVRQALADENITALVGGVTATSVDTNDASLHDRNLIIPIVLLVILVILILLLRSIVAPILLIITTVVSFATALGVAALLFNHVFNFPGADPAVPLYGFVFLVALGIDYNIFLVTRIREETKAHGTRQGILRGLTVTGGVITSAGVVLAATFAALYVIPILFLAQIAFIVAFGVLIDTLLVRAFLVPALFYDIGPKIWWPSKLTTQKDQKQLEL
- a CDS encoding polyprenyl synthetase family protein, whose translation is MDNGMTITTEHSTHPDLDFNDEIYRELNRICASLSQQCSTYQPEFRTCLDAAFQALRGGKLIRPRMLLGLYNTLVDDDIEVNLNTVLQVAVALELLHFSLLVHDDVIDGDLYRRGKLNFIGQILMHRTPESFAQIQRDPEHLDWAQSNGLLMGNLFLAATHQIFARLDLPHHQRVRLLDLLNHTINDTIVGEFLDVGLSSKAISPNMDIALEMSRLKTATYTFELPMRAAAILAELPQEIETKIGEIGTNLGIAYQLQDDYLSTFGDAAEHGKDAFSDLREGKETTIIAFARDTAKWTDIQDNFGSADLSTSQAERIQHLLIQCGAKNHSLNAISNHLNICRSMIKTLSSQVDPKAQNLLLKQVEQLASRKS